Proteins encoded together in one Rana temporaria chromosome 6, aRanTem1.1, whole genome shotgun sequence window:
- the LOC120944470 gene encoding putative protein TPRXL, producing SSSPSSSPSSPSSSSSSSSSSSPSPSSSSSSPSSSSLPSSSSSPSSSSLPSSSSSSPSSSSSPSSSSSSSPSSSSSPSSSSLPSSSSSPSSSSSSPSSSSSPSSSSSSSPSSSSSPSSSSSPSSSSSPSSSSSPSSSSSPSSSSSPSSSSSSSPSSSSSPSSSGDLTYRKILT from the coding sequence tcatcatcaccatcatcatcaccttCATCACCATCTTCATCTTCATCTTCATCTTCATCATCTTCACCATCGCCATCATCTTCATCTTCATCGCCATCATCTTCATCATTGCCATCATCTTCATCATCGCCATCATCTTCATCATTGCCATCATCTTCATCTTCATCGCCATCATCTTCATCATCGCCATCATCTTCATCTTCATCATCGCCATCATCTTCATCATCGCCATCATCTTCATCATTGCCATCATCTTCATCATCGCCATCATCTTCATCTTCATCGCCATCATCTTCATCATCGCCATCATCTTCATCTTCATCATCGCCATCATCTTCATCATCGCCATCATCTTCATCATCGCCATCATCTTCATCATCGCCATCATCTTCATCATCGCCATCATCTTCATCATCGCCATCATCTTCATCATCGCCATCATCTTCATCTTCATCATCGCCTTCATCTTCATCATCGCCATCAtcttctggagacctcacttacagaAAGATATTGACCTGA